The following nucleotide sequence is from Devosia salina.
GAAACCCATGGAGATCAGGCACCACAGGCCATAGGTCAGCGCGAGGGCCCCACCGGTCCACACCGCCCTGGTTTCCCAATGCTCTGCACCACTGATGTCGTCATCTGCAATGGCGGCGCGCCGAAAGGCGCGCATATTGGCGTCACGCACGAAACCGATCACCAGAAAGGTGACGGTGATGACGTAAAGAGGGACGGACTGGTTGCTATAGGCGGCAAGACCCGAGGTTATGGCGGTGGCGAACACGCCGCCAAGCATCGCCATCCGGTCTCCATAGACCGAGCGGACGATGGACACATAGTCCAGGGCTGGCATTGTCTTTCGGGCTGAGTTCAGCACGGAACTTTCCTCTTGCCATGCCATTTGGGGGGGCGAGCCCTTAACAAGCCCTTGCGGGCACGGCCCACCGTGCCGGTGATTCGGTTTGAGGCTGAATGGCAGGTTAATATTCGACAGTCCCGCCTATGCTGTCGCCGCTGGAGCGATCGGTGGAGCTCCGCGTTGCGTTATGGACAGGCTGATTGTGGAGGAGACCATGGTGGAGAAATTGTCGACTGCTGCGCGCCAGGAGGCATTGGCCGAACTCGGCGGCTGGTCCTATGACGCGGATGCCGATGCCCTGGTGCGGGAATACAAGTTCAGGGATTTCTCGGCAGCCTTCGCCTTCATGACCCGGGTCGCCCTGCTGGCCGAAAAGGCCGGGCACCACCCGGACTGGTCCAATGTGTACAACACCGTCTCGATCCGCCTCTCGACCCATGACGCCGGGGGGCTGAGCGAAAAGGATGTTGATCTTGCCCGACGCATCGACGCCCTGGGGGCCTGACCCGCTCCAGCCGCGCGATGAAACGACTTAGTGGAAATTGCGGCCATTGGGCATGGCGGCATAGGCGCGGCGCCGCGCCATTTCCACTTCCCGCACGGCAATGCGATCGCGACTCTGGCTGCCGGGCGGGCCTGACTTGCCTTCGTCGGCCCGGGCCATTGCGGCATCGCCAATATCCTTGCCATGCGAAAGATCGAGCAGATGCGGGGTGAGATCGGTCATGTCCTGGGCAATGATATGAATGACACCCTGCTCGGACTGCACCTTGCCGCGCACCGCCAGCATGCGACTCGAGAGCAGGACCTTGCGCAACCGGTCATCCTGGAACAGCTTGGGCCAGACCACGATATTGGCCACCCCGGTCTCGTCTTCGAGCGTCACGAAAATCACCCCACTCGCCGTGCCGGGGCGCTGGCGCACCAGTACCAGCCCGGCCACCTCCACCACGATGTCATTGGCAATGCCGGCAAGATTGTCCGCCCGCGTGGTTCCTCGCGCCATCAGCATGGGTCTGAGAAACCCGACCGGATGCCCCTTGAGCGAAAGCGAGAGCGTTGCATAGTCATGGATGACCTCCTCGCCCGGTTGCATCGGCGGCAGGCCGGCGGGCTCTTCGGCCAGCGCGACTGCGGGGGTTTCGGCAGCGGCAAAGAGCGGCAGGGTCTCCGCGCCATGCGTGCCCACCAGCCCCTTGACCGCCCAGAGCGCGTCGCGGCGGTTGAGCCCCATCGAGGCAAAGGCATCGGCCCGGGCCAGCTTTTCGAGGCTGGCAATGGGTACCCCGGTGCGCAGCCATAGATCGCGGACGGACTTGTAGCCCGCCCCGCGCCGCGCCACGATGCGGTTGATGTCGTTTTCGGCCAGGCCCTCGACAAAGCGCAGGCCCAGGCGGATGGCCCGGTTCGAAAGGATATCGCCCGCCATGTCGGCGTGGCGCTGCCAGAGATGATCGGCGGCCCGGTGTTCGGAGGCCTCCAGCACGCATTCCAGCTCGGACAGGTTGACATCGGCCTCGCGCATTTCGACGCCGTGCTCGCGCACATCGCGCACGATCTGGCTGGGCGCATAGAACCCCATGGGCTGGGAATTGAGCAGCGCGCAGGCAAAGACATCGGGGTAATGGCACTTGAACCAGCACGAGGCATAGACCAGAAGCGCGAAACTGGCCGCGTGGCTTTCGGGAAAGCCATATTCGGCAAAGCCCTGAATCTGGGCAAAGCTCTGCTTGGCAAAGGCCAGATCATAGCCATTGCCCACCATGCCGGCGATGAACTCCTCGCCGAACTGGGCAATCCTGCCGGTGCGCCGCCAGGCCGCCATGGCGCGGCGCAGCTGGTCGGCCTTGCCCGGTGAAAACCCGGCCCCGACAATGGCGATCTGCATGGCCTGCTCCTGAAACAGAGGCACGCCCAGTGTCCGTTCCAGGACATCGGCCAGGGCCGCGCTGGGATACTCGACCTTTTCCAGCCCCTGCCGGCGCCGCAGATAGGGATGCACCATATCGCCCTGGATGGGACCGGGCCGGACGATCGCGACCTCGATCACCAGGTCATAGAAGCGCGCCGGTTTCAGGCGCGGCAGCATGCTCATCTGCGCCCGGCTCTCGATCTGGAACACGCCCAGCGTGTCGGCCCGCTGGATCATGGCATAGACCCGCTCCCTGTCCATCGGCCCATCGCCGGTCTCTTCGGCCAGAAGATCCACCAGCCGCAGATCCTGTCCGTAATGGACATGGAGGAGCTCGAAGGCGCGCCGCAGGCAGGAAAGCATGCCCAAAGCGAGGATATCGACCTTGAGGATGCCCAGGGCATCGATATCGTCCTTGTTCCATTCGATGATGGAGCGGCTGTCCATGGCCGACTGGCCGATGGGGACGAGGCTTTCGAGCGAATCGCGGGTGATGACGAAGCCGCCCACATGCTGGCTGAGATGGCGGGGGAAGCCCTTGAGCACCTTGACCACCTCGAACATCTGCGCCAGCACCGGGTCGTCGGGATTGAGCCCCAGCCCAACCAGATCCTTGAGATTGACCGAACTACCCCAGCCCCAGTGCAGCTGGTTGAAGGCGGCAATGGTGTCGTCGGAGACCCCGAACACCTTGGCGCTTTCGCGAATGGCGCTTTTCGAGCGATAGCAGATCACATTGGCCGTCAGCCCGGTGCGGCGCCCGCCATATTTCTCATAGACATATTGCATCACCTCCTCGCGCCGCTCGTGCTCGAAATCGACGTCGATATCGGGCGGTTCGTCCCGCTCGGTGGAGATGAAGCGGCCAAACACCAGATTGGCCTTGGCCGGGTCGACTTCGGTGATTTCGAGGCAGAAGCACACGGCCGAATTGGCCGCCGAGCCGCGCCCCTGACACAGGATATGCCGTTCATGCCGGGCATAGCGGACAATGTCGTGCACGGTAAGGAAATAGGCCGCGTAGTGCTTGTAGGCGATCAGGCACAATTCGGTCCAAAGCGAGCGCTTGACCGCTTCGGGGACGCCCGCGGGATAGCGTTTTTCAGCCCCTTCCCAAGTCAGCCGCTCCAGCGTCTGCTGCGCCGTCTCGCCCGTGCCGATCGTCTCCTCGGGATAATTATATTTGAGCTGGTCGAGCGAAAAACCGATGCGGGCAACAAAGGCCTGCGTCTGGGCAATGGCGTCGGGATGGCCGGCAAAGAGTCGGGCCATTTCCCTTGGGTTTTTGAGATGCCGCTCGGCACTGGCGGCGAGGCGGAAACCGGCTTCTTCCAGCGTCACATGCTCGCGGATGCAGGTGACCACATCGAGCACCAGGCATCGATCAGGCTCGTGATAGCGCACATCATTGCTGGCGATCATGGCAGCGCCGTGCCGGCCGGCGAGTGCGGCAACGCGGTTGAGCCGGGCGCGGTCCTGCCCGTCGAAGCGGGGCACCCCGGCCACCCAGACCCGCCCGGGCGCCTTGCGCCCCAGATGATCAAGGGTCTTTTCGGTTCGGCCCCAATCCGCCTCATCGGGCATGAGGATGAAGAGCTGGCCCTGCGAAAAATCCTCCGGCGGGCCCTGAAGCTGCGTCGAAGCCGGATTGCCAGAGCCGAACAGATCATCGAACAGCAGCACGGGATTGCCCTTTTCACCCCGCCTGTTGGCAATGGTGAGCAGCTTGCAGAGCCGCCCATAGGCTACCCGGTCGCTCGGATAGGCGATGATGTCGGGCGTATCGTCGGCAAAGCAGAGGCGCACCCCGACCAGATAGCGGAACCCCGGCGCGATCTCACCCCTGTCGCGCGCCGTCACATAGCCACGCACCACCCCGGCAAAGCTGTTGCGATCGCACAGGCCCAGGGCATTCATGCCCATATGCATGGCCCCGGCCACCAGCTCCTCCGGATGCGAGCCGCCGCGCAGGAAGGAGAAATTGCTGGTCGTGACCAGTTCGGCATAGGCCGGGGATGGGGCCGGGACGGAAGGGCCGGCCGGCGCCGGCCGGGACAGGGAGACGATCTGGTTCATGCGAACAGCCCATGCACATACCAGGCCGGATGCACCGGCCCACCATAGAGCCCCTGCCGGAACAGCCAGAACCGCCGCCCCTCCTCATCCTCGACCCGGTAATAATCACGCGTGCCGGCTTCTGGATCGAACAGCGGCAGATCGGGGATATGGGGTTGGGGCTCACCCTCTTTCGGCCGGGCCGGCGGCACCAGTTGCAACCGCTCCCCGGTCCGCCACCATTCGGCGCTGATGCGCTCCGGCCCGGCCGCCTTGACCAGCCGATAGCTCTGGCGCCGCCAGATCATCGATGCGGGCAGGCCATCGGGCACTTCGGCATTGATGGAAACCGGCTCGGGCATGGGCAACAGGCGCAAGGGCCGGACAAGGCGCGGCGGCTGCACCGGATTGGGCATTGCCGCCACCGCCGGGACCAGCCTTGCCGCCCGCTCGGGAATATGGCTGGCCACCAGCTCGGTCTGCAGCACCGCCTCGCTCCCCAGCCGGCTTCCCAGCCGGTCGAGCAGGCGATCGAGTTCATTGAGCCCGGTTTGGGTGGCAAAGGCGCCGGTCTGCAGTGCATCGAGCCGGTCAAGGGAACTGACTGCCAGGCGCACCATGTCGATGCCGAAACCGGCGTCATATTCCCCCTCCAGCCGCTGCGCCCGATGCCGGAACAGATCGGTGATGTGGCTGGGATCGCGCGTGACCCGCGCCGAATTGAGCGAAAGCGTCATCACCTTGTGGTCGACGCGATAGAGAAACAGGTGAAAACTCTGCCCGCCCAGCCCCGCCTTTTCCAGCTGGCAGGACAGTTGCACCGCCAGGTCCTGGGTCACCGCCAGCACGTCGTCCATCAGCGCGATGGGATCGGCAAAGCGATGTTCGACCGCGTGATCGACCTGCGGCAGGCGCGGCGCCATGCGCTCCTCGATCTCGCCGAAGGCCTGATCGATCCGGACCAGCAGCGACTGCCCGAACCGCGCCTGCAGCGGTTTGCGCGGCCGGGCACGCAACTGCCCGATACGCAACAGCCCCATCTGCGACAGGGTGGCAATTTGCTGCGGATCGAGCCGCAGGGCCGCCACCGGCAGGGCATCGAGCACACCTTCCAGCGCTTCGGGCCCGACCACCTGGCTGCGTGCAAAATGACTGACCGCCCAGGCCGCCCCGATGGTGGGGGCAATGGCCCCGGCCACCGTATAGCCCAGCACCCGGAGGCGGCCGAGCAGCAGGCGCAGCATTGCCGCCTCGCCGCCAAAGAGATGGCTGACCCCGGTAATGTCGAGCACCAGATCGCCATAGGGCGCAAGATCGGTGAGCACCGAGACCAGGGGACTGGCATTGGAATGCCAGTCGGCAAGATCGGCAAAGCCGGCTTCGAGCGCCGCCGGATCGTGTTCGCGCACGATCAGCCGGGGCACCATGGCCCGGGCATCTGCCAGGTTCTGGCCATGCCGCAGCCCCAGGGCCATGGCTTCGGCATCGAGAGCCGCGAGGCGCAGTCCCCCCTTGATCCGCTCATAGAGCACCAGGGGCGCTTCGAGCGCCGGATCACGCCGTTTGAGATAGTCGGTCGCCCAATGCGGCAGGTAGAGCACCAGAAAGCGTCGCTCCGGTGCCAGACCGGTTCGCCCCATGGATATGGGTAGGGAGTGTTGCAAAGCCATTTTCAGTCCATTCCAGGTGCCATGCGCCCTGACGTTTGA
It contains:
- a CDS encoding 4a-hydroxytetrahydrobiopterin dehydratase encodes the protein MVEKLSTAARQEALAELGGWSYDADADALVREYKFRDFSAAFAFMTRVALLAEKAGHHPDWSNVYNTVSIRLSTHDAGGLSEKDVDLARRIDALGA
- a CDS encoding error-prone DNA polymerase yields the protein MNQIVSLSRPAPAGPSVPAPSPAYAELVTTSNFSFLRGGSHPEELVAGAMHMGMNALGLCDRNSFAGVVRGYVTARDRGEIAPGFRYLVGVRLCFADDTPDIIAYPSDRVAYGRLCKLLTIANRRGEKGNPVLLFDDLFGSGNPASTQLQGPPEDFSQGQLFILMPDEADWGRTEKTLDHLGRKAPGRVWVAGVPRFDGQDRARLNRVAALAGRHGAAMIASNDVRYHEPDRCLVLDVVTCIREHVTLEEAGFRLAASAERHLKNPREMARLFAGHPDAIAQTQAFVARIGFSLDQLKYNYPEETIGTGETAQQTLERLTWEGAEKRYPAGVPEAVKRSLWTELCLIAYKHYAAYFLTVHDIVRYARHERHILCQGRGSAANSAVCFCLEITEVDPAKANLVFGRFISTERDEPPDIDVDFEHERREEVMQYVYEKYGGRRTGLTANVICYRSKSAIRESAKVFGVSDDTIAAFNQLHWGWGSSVNLKDLVGLGLNPDDPVLAQMFEVVKVLKGFPRHLSQHVGGFVITRDSLESLVPIGQSAMDSRSIIEWNKDDIDALGILKVDILALGMLSCLRRAFELLHVHYGQDLRLVDLLAEETGDGPMDRERVYAMIQRADTLGVFQIESRAQMSMLPRLKPARFYDLVIEVAIVRPGPIQGDMVHPYLRRRQGLEKVEYPSAALADVLERTLGVPLFQEQAMQIAIVGAGFSPGKADQLRRAMAAWRRTGRIAQFGEEFIAGMVGNGYDLAFAKQSFAQIQGFAEYGFPESHAASFALLVYASCWFKCHYPDVFACALLNSQPMGFYAPSQIVRDVREHGVEMREADVNLSELECVLEASEHRAADHLWQRHADMAGDILSNRAIRLGLRFVEGLAENDINRIVARRGAGYKSVRDLWLRTGVPIASLEKLARADAFASMGLNRRDALWAVKGLVGTHGAETLPLFAAAETPAVALAEEPAGLPPMQPGEEVIHDYATLSLSLKGHPVGFLRPMLMARGTTRADNLAGIANDIVVEVAGLVLVRQRPGTASGVIFVTLEDETGVANIVVWPKLFQDDRLRKVLLSSRMLAVRGKVQSEQGVIHIIAQDMTDLTPHLLDLSHGKDIGDAAMARADEGKSGPPGSQSRDRIAVREVEMARRRAYAAMPNGRNFH
- a CDS encoding Y-family DNA polymerase, translated to MALQHSLPISMGRTGLAPERRFLVLYLPHWATDYLKRRDPALEAPLVLYERIKGGLRLAALDAEAMALGLRHGQNLADARAMVPRLIVREHDPAALEAGFADLADWHSNASPLVSVLTDLAPYGDLVLDITGVSHLFGGEAAMLRLLLGRLRVLGYTVAGAIAPTIGAAWAVSHFARSQVVGPEALEGVLDALPVAALRLDPQQIATLSQMGLLRIGQLRARPRKPLQARFGQSLLVRIDQAFGEIEERMAPRLPQVDHAVEHRFADPIALMDDVLAVTQDLAVQLSCQLEKAGLGGQSFHLFLYRVDHKVMTLSLNSARVTRDPSHITDLFRHRAQRLEGEYDAGFGIDMVRLAVSSLDRLDALQTGAFATQTGLNELDRLLDRLGSRLGSEAVLQTELVASHIPERAARLVPAVAAMPNPVQPPRLVRPLRLLPMPEPVSINAEVPDGLPASMIWRRQSYRLVKAAGPERISAEWWRTGERLQLVPPARPKEGEPQPHIPDLPLFDPEAGTRDYYRVEDEEGRRFWLFRQGLYGGPVHPAWYVHGLFA